CACCTGACGGTAAGACATTATATGTAGCAAGGTCTTATCATCCTTTAAATGAAAAACCAATAAGTAAGTATGATATATGGTATTCAACTTTAGGATCAGACGGAACATGGTCAAAGTTAAAAAAAATGGGAAAGCCCTTGAATAATTCCGGTGATAATGTAGTGATTTCGGTCAGCCCGGATAATAACACTTTATATTTAGAGACGTTGTATAACAGCAACGGAAGTTTTAAAAGTGATCAAGGTATTTCAGTTTCATACAGAACAACAACCGGATGGTCAATTCCGAAAAAAATCAATATTATAAATTATTACAATAAAAATGAATTTGAAAGTTTTGCTTTTTCACCAAACAGAAAAGTATTGATTTTATCAATTGAAAGAGATGACAGTTACGGTGAAAAAGATATGTATGTCAGTTTTCTTCAATCAGACGGATCATACAGCGAGCCTAAAAATATGGGTTCTGTATTAAACAGTTATTTGGGAGAAGGCACACCATATATTGCCCCCGATAATAAAACAATGTATTTTTATTCATACACTGAAGCCGGATACGGAAATGCAGATATTTTTGTATCAAAACGTTTGGATGAAACATGGACAAAATGGAGTAAACCTAAAAATCTGGGAAAAAAAATAAATTCTAAAAAATGGGATGTTTACTATACTGTTGCTGCAAAAGGGGATTATGCTTATTTGGTTTCAGCTAAAAATACTTATGGAGAAGAAGATATATTCAGATTAAAATTAAGAGATATTGAAAAGCCTGATCCGGTTGTAATTGTTTACGGAAAAGTTATTAATAAAAAAACCGGAAAACCTATAAAGGCATCAATTATTTATGAGAATGATAAAACAGGTAAAACCGAAGGATTGGCAAGATCAAATCCTGCAACCGGAGAATATAAAATTGTTTTACCTTATGGTGTAAAATATAATATAAGAGCAAATAAAGAAGGTTATTTTGCTATGAATGAAATGATTGATTTAAATAAGATCAATGTTTATAAAGAAATTAAAAAAGATCTGTTTATGTCTCCTCTTGAGAAAGAGGAAGCAATATTGCTGAAAGACGTACATTTCTATACAACAAAAGCTGCGCTGTTGCCAAGTTCATATCCTGAACTAAACAGACTGGTTAAGCTGATGAAAAAACATCCTACTATGGTAATTGAAATTCACGGACATACAGAAGCTACTTCCGGTTATGAAGAAAAATTAATGATATTGTCAAAAAAAAGAGCAGAAGCAGTTAAGCAATTTATGATTATTAAGGGCATAAGTGCATCAAGGATTAAGAAAAAAGCTTTCGGCGGCACTAATCCCGTAGCGGATAATAATACCGAAGCAGGCAGAAAGAAAAACAGACGAGTAGAATTTCGGATAATTAAGAAATAATGGCCGGATAACCAAAAGAATTAATAATACTTCTGTGTTTCAAAACGAAAATATCTCAAACCGGTGTTTACATCTTGATCAATACCTGCTTTTCTTTTTATGATTCTGATTTGTTCTTCAACAGTATCAATTCCTTCAATATCCGGTAAAAGAATACCTCTGCTGTAGGTATTGTCTTGAACAATGGCACCGTATTTTCTCGGATCTAATTCATTAAGATCAAAAATTTCTTCCGGAGGCGAGAGAACTTCGACACTAAGGGTTATCTTATCAAATTCTTTTAACTTTAATTTACTGAACCTGTTATCAAAGAATGCAGAAGATACAGCATTCCTGATTATCTCCGTAAATAAATTTTTATACTTTGGTTTTATGGTTCCTATGCAACCTCTCAGTTTTCCTGCATCTGTCTTAAGTGTTACAAAACATGATCTTATTACAAGCAATTCGTTTGGAATATCTTGATTTTCAGTGTTTAAAGTTGATTTTTTATTCAAGTATTCTTCAATTGCCTGAAGTGCAATTTTTGTGTATATGCTTTTTGGTTTATACATTTAATACAATATTTAACATTAATTATTTACAATTCATCAAAAAAAAATTTTTGATAAAAAAAAATATGTTACATTTGTCAATATGAGTTTTAATAATTATCAGAATATTATATAAATATATGAAAATATAATAAATTTTAATGATAAAAATTTTTATTTTTAAAAAAATAGAATTTAATTTGCATATTATAATATTTTAGAGTAAAATTCGTTTATCACAATGACAACCTTAACTTATCATCTTTAAAATCTAAAAAAAGTTAAACTTATGAAAAAGACTTTACTCGCAATAGTATTAGTATTTACCTTGTTGGTTTTACCTATTTTGGTTAATGAGGCATCAGCGCAACCACCACCGCCGCCTCCTCAAGATATACCGATAGACGGAGGATTGTTTTTGCTGATAGCAGCAGGAGCAACATACGGAGCGAGAAAATTATACAAACAACAGAAGGAAGAAAAAAGTTAATTAAAACACAGATAAAATAATATTTTAAAAAACCCGCAAATTTGCGGGTTTTTTTATTAGGATATAATAATAAAAATTCTTATATTTGGTATGTTATTTTCTCAAACCTAAATAAATATAAAAATGGATATATCAGCATGGTGGGATACTCTGACAACACTTCAGAAGATTCATTGGGGGATAGCATTACCCTCTACAATTATTTTTGTTATTCAATTGATAATCACTCTGGCAGGTGGTGATGCAGACGATATGGATGCAGATCATGACGGTGATTTTGACGGTGATCACGGAGACGGTATGCATATCTTTTCAGTTAAAAGTATTTTGGCTTTTTTAATGTTTTACGGATGGAGCGGTCTCGCAGCTATTCAATACGGAATGATCACATGGTGGACAATTACATTAATATCACTGGGAATTGGTGTGTTAATGATGATGTTTACTGCTTGGTTATTTTTTATGTTATTTAAACTTCAAGAAAGCGGTACCATGAAAATTGAAAATGCAATAGGTAAACAAGGTGAAGTTTACTTAACAATTCCGGCAAAGAAAAACGGTGCAGGAAAGATACAAATTATTATTCAAGGTTCATACAGAACATTAGATGCCTTAACAGAAGACTCTGAAGATATAAAAACCGGAACTTTTGTTGAAGTTGTTGAAGTTATTGGTGATACTCTTGTTGTAAAACGTAAACGTTAATTATTAATTAAATATATATAAATTATGGATTTTTTAGTCATATTAGTTGTACTGGTAATATTATTATTTGTAATAATAATCGGAGTTGTTGTAAAACGTTACAAACGATGTCCTTCAGACAGGGTACTTGTAGTTTATGGTAAAGTAGGAGGGCAAGGCAGAACTGCCAAATGTATTCATGGTGGTGCGGCTTTTATTATTCCCATTATTCAAGATTATGAGTATTTAGATCTTACACCAATCCCTATAGAAGTGGGACTTGAGAATGCATTGAGCAAGCAAAATATTCGTGTAAATGTGCCTTCAAGATTTATGGTGGGTATCTCTACTGATGCAGGAGTAATGTTGAATGCAGCTGAAAGATTGTTGGGATTAACTCAAGCTGAGATAAGACATTTGGCTGCTGATATTATTTTCGGACAGTTAAGAGTTGTTATTGCAACAATGGATATTGAAGAAATTAATTCCGACAGAGAAAAGTTTTTAACAAATGTTTCTGCAAGTGTTGAGCACGAATTAAGAAAGATAGGATTAAAATTAATCAATGTAAATGTTACTGATATTACTGATGATGCAGGCTATATTGAAGCTCTGGGACAAGAAGCTACAGCCGGTGCCGTTAACGAAGCTAAAAAACAAGTTGCTGAAAAAAACAGAGACGGAGAAATCGGCAGAGCAAATGCAGAAAGGGAACAACGTATTAAAGTGGCTGAAGCAAATTCAGATGCTGAAATAGGAGAGGCAAATGCAAGTCAAAATCAAAGAACTAATGTTGCTGCTGCAAATGCAAAAGCAATTGAGGGTGAGAATATTGCAAAAGTTTCTATTGCAGACACAGATGCAGAAAGAATGAAACGTGAAGCAGAAGCTGAAAAAATATCTGTTACTGCAGAAAAAGTAAACGAAGCACAAGCCAAAGAAGCAGCTTATCTCGCTGAAAAAGAAGCAGAATTAAAGCGTGCTGAAAGAGAAGCGGCAACACAACATGCAAATATAATTGTTCCTGCTGAAATTGAAAAACAAAAAGTTGAAATTCAGGCAGAAGCAGAAGCAGAAAGACAAAGACGAATTGCAAGAGGTGAGGCAGATGCAATATTCCTTGAAATGCAAGCAGAAGCAAAAGGTAACTTTGAAATATTAAGTAAACAAGCTGAAGGTTATAAACTAATGGTTGAATCAACAGGTGAGAATGCTCGTGATGCTGTTTTGTTAATGATTGCCGAGAAATTACCGCAGATTGTTGAAACACAAGTAGAGGCTATCAAAAATATTAAAATTGATAAAGTTACGGTTTGGGACAGCGGAAACGGCGATTCTAAAGGTACTTCAACCGCAAACTTTATGAAAGGAATGATGGGTTCGGTTCCCCCGCTTGAAGATCTTTTTAAATTAGCAGGTATGGAACTTCCGAATTATTTAAAAGGAAAATCAACTGACGATATTCAAGATGCAGAAGTTGTGAAACCTAAAAAGAAGAAAGAATAAGTTTAATTAAATGAACAAATTAAGGGTTTCACTTTAAGTGAAGCCCTTAATATTTTA
This genomic window from Bacteroidales bacterium contains:
- a CDS encoding OmpA family protein translates to MKNIPLIFIQIFFVFGTLNAQMTQIFRDDFNDNSNNWNVKENSKIQNGNYYHSCDSKFIFQMSFQQLHFNDNKNYYIETRVKQVNGAENKGYGIVWGSSSWKNSLIFDIASEGWFRIYGYRDGKLFYIKKASSKESIIKPKSAYNILAIKKVGDYMYFYINGTKVFTTSSYPFFGSYSGLIVDQNSKMAADYFLIKAEKKTINLISNSLSKYSKENMGLNINSPYHEIAPVIAPDGKTLYVARSYHPLNEKPISKYDIWYSTLGSDGTWSKLKKMGKPLNNSGDNVVISVSPDNNTLYLETLYNSNGSFKSDQGISVSYRTTTGWSIPKKINIINYYNKNEFESFAFSPNRKVLILSIERDDSYGEKDMYVSFLQSDGSYSEPKNMGSVLNSYLGEGTPYIAPDNKTMYFYSYTEAGYGNADIFVSKRLDETWTKWSKPKNLGKKINSKKWDVYYTVAAKGDYAYLVSAKNTYGEEDIFRLKLRDIEKPDPVVIVYGKVINKKTGKPIKASIIYENDKTGKTEGLARSNPATGEYKIVLPYGVKYNIRANKEGYFAMNEMIDLNKINVYKEIKKDLFMSPLEKEEAILLKDVHFYTTKAALLPSSYPELNRLVKLMKKHPTMVIEIHGHTEATSGYEEKLMILSKKRAEAVKQFMIIKGISASRIKKKAFGGTNPVADNNTEAGRKKNRRVEFRIIKK
- the amrA gene encoding AmmeMemoRadiSam system protein A, giving the protein MYKPKSIYTKIALQAIEEYLNKKSTLNTENQDIPNELLVIRSCFVTLKTDAGKLRGCIGTIKPKYKNLFTEIIRNAVSSAFFDNRFSKLKLKEFDKITLSVEVLSPPEEIFDLNELDPRKYGAIVQDNTYSRGILLPDIEGIDTVEEQIRIIKRKAGIDQDVNTGLRYFRFETQKYY
- a CDS encoding flotillin family protein — encoded protein: MDFLVILVVLVILLFVIIIGVVVKRYKRCPSDRVLVVYGKVGGQGRTAKCIHGGAAFIIPIIQDYEYLDLTPIPIEVGLENALSKQNIRVNVPSRFMVGISTDAGVMLNAAERLLGLTQAEIRHLAADIIFGQLRVVIATMDIEEINSDREKFLTNVSASVEHELRKIGLKLINVNVTDITDDAGYIEALGQEATAGAVNEAKKQVAEKNRDGEIGRANAEREQRIKVAEANSDAEIGEANASQNQRTNVAAANAKAIEGENIAKVSIADTDAERMKREAEAEKISVTAEKVNEAQAKEAAYLAEKEAELKRAEREAATQHANIIVPAEIEKQKVEIQAEAEAERQRRIARGEADAIFLEMQAEAKGNFEILSKQAEGYKLMVESTGENARDAVLLMIAEKLPQIVETQVEAIKNIKIDKVTVWDSGNGDSKGTSTANFMKGMMGSVPPLEDLFKLAGMELPNYLKGKSTDDIQDAEVVKPKKKKE